In Penicillium oxalicum strain HP7-1 chromosome I, whole genome shotgun sequence, a single window of DNA contains:
- a CDS encoding Mitochondrial protein has product MPSSCQDIREALAQCLQESDCIMVQRHTPRECLTSPLAEQLPMKCQQLRKGFAECKRGMVDMRKRFRGNHPVSIKKEMDEQKSESSGQLYAGRPAYTTVKELSGDEVQMDPEKTRGL; this is encoded by the exons ATGCCCAGTTCATGTCAGGATATCC GAGAGGCGCTGGCCCAATGCCTGCAAGAGTCGGACTGTATCATGGTCCAGCGACACACACCGCGTGAATGTCTCACATCTCCGCTTGCCGAACAATTACCGATGAAGTGTCAGCAGTTGCGCAAAGGGTTTGCCGAGTGCAA ACGCGGTATGGTCGACATGCGAAAGCGATTCCGCGGAAACCACCCCGTTTCAATCAAGAAGGAAATGGACGAGCAAAAGTCAGAGTCGTCAGGACAACTGTATGCTGGACGCCCAGCATACACGACTGTCAAGGAGCTGAGCGGTGACGAAGTCCAGATGGATCCTGAGAAGACTCGTGGACTGTAA
- a CDS encoding putative lipase, which produces MARVPFIGRLLWFEYLALFASLLLVLFETIIHLITFCLPLPIIHFCYEQSKALFNRFVSTEPRGKRTKEEKFAAAIAEASDFTEICSLFGYEAEEHIVQTGDGYLLGLHRLAYRKGEEKTKVNQGAGGISKKVVYLHHGLLMCSEVWVALTDEQRCLPFRLVEQGYDVWLGNNRGNKYAKKCVRFSPGSNEFWDFSIDQFAFHDIPDSIEYILGVTGQPSLSYIGFSQGTAQAFATLSIHPLLNQKVDVFVALAPAMAPSGLRNRIVDSLMKASPNFLFLLFGRRSILSSTTMWQTIFYPPIYVRIIDMALSALFNWKCRNISRTQKLAAYVHLYSFTSTKSVVHWFQIIRNKNFQFYDDETHTPFSVVASERFYKPVKYPTRNIKTPIVLLYGDSDSLVDINVMLQGLPRETVAKAIPKYEHLDFLWASDVDRQVFGHVFEALEKYSQGAIDPSEPALLETRQDGRFAIECRGSNTSAPRLRSKESMFTGAT; this is translated from the exons ATGGCGCGCGTTCCCTTCATCGGGCGACTCCTGTG GTTTGAGTATCTGGCGCTTTTTGCATCTCTGCTACTCGTTCTCTTCGAGACTATCATTCATTTGATCACATTCTGCCTGC CGTTGCCCATCATTCATTTTTGCTACGAGCAGTCCAAGGCCCTATTCAACAGATTTGTATCAACCGAGCCCCGTGGCAAACGGACCAAAGAGGAGAAATTTGCGGCCGCGATAGCCGAGGCTTCAGATTTTACCGAAATATGCTCACTTTTCGGGTATGAAGCCGAAGAGCACATCGTCCAGACTGGCGATGGGTATCTCCTTGGACTACACCGGTTAGCCTATCGAAAAGGcgaagagaaaacaaaggTCAACCAAGGAGCTGGAGGAATCAGCAAAAAGGTCGTCTATCTGCACCACGGCTTGCTCATGTGCAGTGAAGTATGGGTTGCCCTGACCGATGAGCAAAGGTGTCTGCCATTCCGGCTCGTGGAGCAGGGATATGATGTGTGGCTGGGCAACAATCGCGGTAATAAATATGCCAAGAAGTGTGTACGGTTCTCACCGGGCTCTAATGAGTTTTGGGACTTCTCGATCGATCAATTCGCCTTTCACGATATCCCCGACAGTATCGAGTACATTCTCGGAGTTACTGGCCAGCCATCTTTGTCGTACATTGGTTTTTCACAAGGCACTGCTCAGGCTTTTGCCACCTTGTCCATTCATCCATTGCTCAACCAGAAAGTCGATGTCTTTGTGGCGCTCGCACCGGCCATGGCCCCCTCGGGCTTGCGCAATCGGATCGTGGACTCACTCATGAAAGCATCGCCGAATTTCCTGTTCCTGCTCTTTGGGCGACGCAGTATCCTGTCATCAACCACCATGTGGCAAACCATTTTCTATCCACCGATCTATGTGCGGATCATTGACATGGCTCTCTCAGCCTTGTTCAATTGGAAATGCCGCAACATCAGCCGGACGCAAAAGTTAGCCGCTTATGTACATCTTTACTCTTTCACGAGCACCAAATCCGTCGTGCACTGGTTCCAAATCATTCGCAACAAGAACTTCCAATTCTACGACGACGAGACCCATACGCCTTTCAGCGTCGTCGCAAGCGAGCGATTTTACAAGCCCGTGAAATATCCCACGCGAAACATCAAGACTCCAATCGTCCTACTCTACGGAGATAGCGACAGTCTCGTCGACATCAACGTGATGCTCCAGGGTCTTCCTCGCGAGACCGTCGCCAAGGCGATTCCCAAGTACGAACATCTTGATTTCCTGTGGGCCTCGGATGTCGACCGTCAAGTATTCGGACATGTCTTTGAGGCGTTAGAAAAGTATAGTCAAGGTGCTATTGACCCGAGCGAGCCGGCTCTGCTCGAGACGCGTCAAGACGGCCGCTTTGCTATCGAATGTCGAGGCTCAAATACATCTGCACCTCGGCTTCGCTCAAAGGAGTCCATGTTCACGGGGGCGACATGA